The Miscanthus floridulus cultivar M001 chromosome 7, ASM1932011v1, whole genome shotgun sequence genome includes a region encoding these proteins:
- the LOC136467183 gene encoding PHD finger protein ALFIN-LIKE 7-like → MDGEGGGSAAVQHHTRSPEDVFRDFRARRAGIVKALTTDVEKFYQQCDPEKENLCLYGLPNETWEVTLPAEEVPPELPEPALGINFARDGMIEKDWLSLVAVHSDAWLLSVAFYFGARFGIDKDARRRLFTMINNLPTVYEVVTGVAKKQSKAPNGSSKSNSKPSKQTNSNSKPVKPAHPKEEEDSGHEDAEEEDQAYLCGSCGESYANGEFWICCDVCEKWFHGKCVRVTPAKAEHIKQYKCPSCSTKRSRE, encoded by the exons AtggacggcgaaggaggaggctCTGCGGCGGTGCAACACCACACGCGCTCCCCCGAAGACGTCTTCCGTGATTTCCGCGCGCGCCGCGCCGGCATCGTCAAGGCGCTCACCACGG ATGTGGAGAAGTTCTATCAGCAGTGCGATCCAG AGAAAGAGAACTTGTGCCTTTATGGTTTGCCAAATGAGACTTGGGAGGTCACTCTTCCAGCGGAGGAAGTACCTCCTGAGCTTCCAGAACCAGCACTGGGGATAAACTTTGCACgtgatggaatgatcgaaaaaGATTGGCTGTCTCTAGTTGCAGTTCATAGTGATGCATGGCTCCTGTCTGTTGCATTCTACTTTGGTGCTCGCTTTGGAATTGATAAAGATGCCAG GAGAAGGCTCTTCACCATGATTAATAACCTGCCCACTGTTTATGAAGTTGTGACGGGGGTTGCTAAGAAGCAATCGAAAGCCCCCAATGGCAGCAGCAAATCTAACTCTAAA CCATCAAAACAGACCAATTCTAACAGTAAGCCCGTGAAGCCAGCCCACCCAAAAGAAGAGGAGGACAGCGGCCATGAGGacgcagaggaggaggaccaggcgTACCTGTGTGGGTCCTGCGGGGAGAGCTATGCGAACGGGGAGTTCTGGATCTGCTGCGATGTCTGCGAGAAGTGGTTCCATGGCAAGTGTGTCCGCGTCACCCCTGCGAAGGCAGAGCACATCAAGCAGTACAAGTGTCCCAGCTGCAGCACCAAGCGGAGCCGGGAATGA
- the LOC136467180 gene encoding pentatricopeptide repeat-containing protein At1g09900-like gives MKPGPPDLGSHGPNPAARATCPVVIVPARVSSLGFFLVQTFSSSMPLWLYLMAMATSSAPLLPKPALRAASSSSLHTPNPRSRRQRATPEQHDQHVDSKWRRQPRGPPRRGEGAKRRLRSLIQREEIDDALALVDSMAYGGSEKCLPVVPCNILIKRLCSGGRVADAERVFAALGSSATVVTYNTMVNGYCRAGRIEDARRLISGMPFPPDTFTFNPLIRALCVRGRVPDALAVFDDMLHRGCSPSVVTYSILLDATCKASGYRQAMVLLDEMRAKGCEPDVVTYNVLINAMCNEGDVDEALNVLSNLPSHGCKPDAVTYTPVLKSLCGSERWKEVEELFAEMANNKCAPDEVTFNTIVTSLCQQGLVDRAIKVVDHMSEHGCIPDIVTYSSILDGLCDVGRVDDAVELLSRLKSYGCKPDTIAYTTVLKGLCSIEQWEHAEELMAEMVCSDCPPDEVTFNTIIASLCQKGLVDRAIKVVEQMSENGCSPDIVTYNCIIDGLCNERCIDDAMELLSNLQSYGCKPDIVTFNTLLKGLCSVDRWEDAEQLMVNMMHSNYPPDEMTFNTVITSLCQKGLLLQAIETLKIMAENGCIPNSSTYNIVVDALLKAGKTHVALELLSGMTNGTPDLITYNTVISNITKAGKMEEALDLLRVMVSNGLCPDTTTYKSLAYGICREDGTDRAIRMLCRVKDMGLSPDTTFYNDILLGFCQNWRADLAIDCFTHMVSSGCMPDESTYIILLEALAYECLLDEAKQLLVNLCSLGVLDKSLIEEEIHYS, from the coding sequence ATGAAGCCCGGCCCGCCCGACCTGGGCTCACACGGCCCAAACCCTGCTGCCCGTGCGACCTGTCCCGTTGTGATTGTGCCAGCGCGAGTTTCTTCTCTCGGCTTCTTTCTGGTTCAGACGTTCAGCAGCTCTATGCCTCTATGGCTCTATCTCATGGCGATGGCGACCTCGTCGGCGCCGCTGCTCCCGAAGCCCGCACTCCGAGCTGCGTCCTCTTCTTCTCTCCACACCCCGAATCCAAGGTCCAGGCGACAGCGAGCCACCCCCGAACAGCACGACCAACATGTCGACAGCAAGTGGCGGAGGCAGCCGAGGGGCCCGCCCCGGCGCGGCGAGGGAGCCAAGAGGCGCCTGCGCAGCCTCATCCAGCGCGAGGAGATCGACGACGCGCTCGCGCTCGTCGACTCCATGGCCTACGGCGGCAGCGAGAAGTGCCTGCCCGTCGTCCCCTGCAACATCCTCATCAAGCGGCTGTGCTCGGGCGGCCGCGTCGCCGACGCGGAGCGCGTGTTCGCGGCGCTCGGCTCCTCCGCCACTGTCGTCACCTACAACACCATGGTCAATGGGTACTGCCGCGCCGGCCGGATCGAGGACGCGCGCCGCCTCATCAGCGGCATGCCGTTCCCGCCGGACACGTTCACGTTCAACCCGCTCATCCGCGCGCTCTGCGTCCGCGGGCGCGTCCCTGACGCCCTGGCGGTGTTCGACGACATGCTCCACCGGGGATGCTCCCCTAGCGTCGTCACCTACAGCATCCTCCTGGACGCCACCTGCAAGGCGAGCGGCTACAGGCAGGCCATGGTTCTCCTTGACGAGATGCGCGCCAAGGGCTGCGAGCCGGACGTCGTCACGTACAATGTCCTCATCAATGCCATGTGCAACGAGGGCGATGTTGATGAAGCTCTGAATGTATTGAGCAACTTGCCGTCCCATGGATGCAAACCTGATGCTGTCACCTACACACCTGTGTTGAAGAGTTTGTGTGGCTCTGAACGGTGGAAGGAGGTTGAGGAGCTCTTCGCTGAGATGGCCAACAACAAATGTGCCCCAGATGAAGTGACATTCAACACAATAGTCACTTCTCTGTGTCAGCAAGGCTTAGTTGATCGTGCAATTAAAGTTGTTGATCACATGTCAGAGCATGGATGCATCCCTGATATTGTCACATATAGCAGTATTCTTGATGGTTTGTGCGACGTAGGGCGTGTTGATGATGCGGTTGAATTGTTAAGCAGACTGAAATCCTACGGGTGCAAACCTGATACAATTGCCTATACCACTGTTTTGAAGGGCCTGTGCAGCATAGAACAATGGGAGCATGCTGAGGAGCTCATGGCTGAGATGGTCTGCAGTGATTGTCCCCCTGATGAAGTGACATTCAACACGATAATTGCTTCTCTATGTCAGAAAGGGTTGGTTGATCGTGCAATCAAAGTGGTTGAACAAATGTCAGAGAATGGTTGCAGCCCTGATATTGTCACATACAATTGTATTATCGATGGTTTGTGCAACGAAAGGTGTATTGATGATGCCATGGAATTGTTAAGCAACCTGCAgtcctatgggtgcaagcctgatATAGTTACCTTTAACACTTTATTGAAGGGCTTGTGTAGTGTTGACCGGTGGGAGGATGCTGAGCAGCTCATGGTTAATATGATGCACAGTAATTACCCCCCTGACGAAATGACATTCAATACAGTAATCACTTCTTTATGCCAGAAAGGACTACTTCTGCAAGCAATTGAAACTCTGAAGATAATGGCTGAGAATGGTTGCATTCCAAACTCATCTACCTATAACATAGTAGTTGATGCACTTCTGAAGGCCGGAAAGACTCACGTAGCCCTTGAGCTGCTGAGTGGCATGACAAATGGTACTCCAGATTTGATTACTTATAATACAGTAATTTCTAATATTACCAAGGCCGGGAAAATGGAGGAAGCTCTTGATTTGTTGCGTGTGATGGTCTCTAACGGCCTTTGCCCAGATACGACTACATACAAATCTTTAGCATATGGTATCTGTAGAGAAGATGGAACTGACAGGGCAATTAGAATGCTCTGCAGAGTGAAAGATATGGGCTTGTCACCTGACACTACATTCTATAATGATATTCTTCTTGGTTTTTGTCAAAATTGGAGAGCAGATCTCGCCATTGATTGCTTTACTCATATGGTCTCCAGTGGCTGCATGCCTGATGAATCAACCTACATTATACTCCTTGAGGCTCTTGCTTATGAGTGTCTTTTGGATGAGGCAAAACAACTTCTAGTCAACCTGTGTTCTCTAGGCGTTCTAGATAAGAGCTTGATTGAGGAAGAAATCCACTATTCATAG